ATTTAGTTTTCGAAGTTTTGTGTTCCGTGGCGTTATATCACATGTTCTGACGGTTTCCTCTctgattgtcctgttgaaaaatctTAGCTATTGTAAGAATATATTACCACATAGGTGTAGAAAACGGATTGTTCTTCTATTTGCCAGCTATGAGCAAGAAGCCGTACTTTGTAGGTACTAAATGGCACGGGTGTTAGGCCGGAGAGGAAGTGCAGAGCcagcaaaccgtgccaatatatccgccaaacactggcttcgagggcattacttttatacaacgggttacgaaaatattcaaataatgatttaccTATTTTCATTAatgttattttgatgaatttattaataccatttcatccttccacaagatgtAGTCCCGAAACAAatggttgctacccaagccggctggttaTTCCTTCTattgatatcagctgatgtacgaagggctatataaattgatttgatttgatttattggttCCGTTccgttgccagagacgcgacccagtcgttctgtatctacggacgcgacccagtcgttcagtcttatGTTCTGTATCTacggacgagacccagtcgttctgtatctacggacgcgacccagtcgttcagtcttatGTTCTGTATCtacggacgcgacccagtcgttcagcgacccagtcgttctgtatctacggacgcgacccagtcgttctgtatctacggacgcgacccagtcgttctgtatctacggacgcgacccagtcgttctgtatctacggacgcgacccagtcgttctgtatctacggacgcgacccagtcgttctgtatctacggacgcgacccagtcgttctgtatctacggacgcgacccagtcgttctgtatctacggacgcgacccagtcgttctgtatctacggacgcgacccagtcgttctgtatctacggacgcgacccagtcgttctgtatctacggacgcgacccagtcgttctgtatctacggacgcgacccagtcgttctgtaTCTACGGACGCGACCCTGTCGTTCTGTATCTACGGACGCGACCCTGTCGTTCTGTATCTACGGACGCGACCCTGTCGTTCTGTATCTACGGACGCGACCCTGTCGTTCTGTATCTACGGACGCGACCCTGTCGTTCTGTATCTACGGACGCGACCCTGTCGTTCTGTATCTACGGACGCGACCCTGTCGTTCTGTATCTACGGACGCGACCCTGTCGTTCTGTATCTACGGACGCGACCCTGTCGTTCTGTATCTACGGACGCGACCCTGTCGTTCTGTATCTACGGACGCGACCCTGTCGTTCTGTATCtacggacgcgacccagtcgttctgtatctacggacgcgacccagtcgttctgtaTCTACGGACAGTCGTTGGCTAGCTAGCGGGCCCTTGCTCGCTAGCTAGCCAACGACGGCTCATTTAGTcaggtcaaacagtgcagccagaataacaaccgtAGATGCATTTTTTGGGAGATTGAATTAGAATATTGGAACAATGTTGCAAATATCTGAGGCCATACGGTTTATGCAAATTtccactgttgaaaactaaatgctagTCTAAAAAGAAATTggatgtctagatgctttttattgTGGAGATCAAGTTGatctccagcaggtgtatctcactgatcatccctaaagccaacacctcatttggctgcctttcgttccagttctctgctgcctgtgactggaatgaattgcaaaaatcgctgaagttggagacttatctccctcaccaacttcaaacatctgctatctgagcaggtaaccgatcgctgcagctgtacatagtctatcggtaaatagcccacccattttcacctacctcatccccatactgtatttatttatttttctgctcttttgcacaccaatatctctacctgtacatgaccatctgatcatttatcgctccagtgttaatctgcaaaattgtaattattcgcctacctcatgccttttgcacacattatatatagactccccttttttctactgtgttattgacttgttaattgtttactctgtgtaactctgttgtctgttctcaactagcctacctggttaaataaaggtgaaataaaaaaataattaaaaaaaatcttccctgcctgggctgatgagaccgTGGATAGCGCAGGcaaatggaacagagtaaatcTTTGGACGTTAATAAAATATTTCGCTGGTGGCaatttgtggaatagacacaGGCTGGTGATGGGCTTTTAACCAATCcacattcaggattagacccacccgttgtttAAAGCCAGACATGCAGTACAGTACTCCTAATTATTTACTTGTGTGATTTTAAACCATAcgtgtttctttttcttttcatttTTAACATGTCAGATGATGCATACAGATGGTTAAGCGTGCCAGATGGTACATACAGATGGTTAAACATGCCAGATGGTTAAACATGCCAGATGGTACATACAGATGGTTAAACATGCCAGATGGTACATACAGATGGTTAAACATGCCAGATGATTCATACAGATGGTTAAACATGCCAGATGGTACATACAGATGGTTAAACATGCCAGATGGTACATACGGGTGGTTAAACATGCCAGATGGTACATACGGGTGGTTAAACATGCCAGATGGTACATACGGGTGGTTAAACATGCCAGATGGTACATACGGGTGGTTAAACATGCCAGATGGTACATACGGGTGGTTAAACATGCCAGATGGTACATACGGGTGGTTAAACATGCCAGATGGTACATACGGGTGGTTAAACATGCCAGATGGTACATACGGGTGGTTAAACATGCCAGATGGTACATACGGGTGGTTAAACATGCCAGATGGTACATACGGGTGGTTAAACATGCCAGATGGTACATACGGGTGGTTAAACATGCCAGATGGTACATACGGGTGGTTAAACATGCCAGATGGTTAAACATGCCAGATGGCACATACAGATGGTTAAACATGTCAGATGGTTAAACATGCCAGATGGTTAAACATGCCAGATGGTTAAACATGTCAGATGGTTAAACATGTCAGATGGTTAAACATGTCAGATGGTTAAACATGTCAGATGGTTAAACATGCCAGATGGCACATACAGATGGTTAAACATGTCAGATGGTTAAACATGCCAGATGGTTAAACATGTCAGATGGTTAAACATGTCAGATTGTTAAACATGCCAGATGGTACATACAGATGGTTAAACATGCCAGATGGCACATACAGATGGTTAAACATGCCAGATGGCACATACAGATGGTTAAACATGCCAGATGGCACATACAGATGGTTAAACATGTCAGATGGTTAAACATGCCAGATGGTTAAACATGCCAGATGGTTAAACATGTCAGATGGTTAAACATGCCAGATGGCACATACAGATGGTTGAACATGTCAGATGGTTAAACATGCTAGATGGTACATACAGATGGTTAAACATGCCAAATGGTTAAACATGCCAGATGATGGTTAAACATGCCAAATGGTTAAACATGCCAGATGGTTAAACATGTCAGATGGTTAAACATGCCAGATGGCACATACAGATGGTTAAACATGACAGATGGCACATACAGATGGTTAAACATGACAGATGGCACATACAGATGGTTAAACATGCCAGATGGCACATACAGATGGTTAAACATGCCAGATGGCACATACAGATGGTTAAACATGCCAGATGGCACATACAGATGGTTAAACATGCCAGATGGTTAAACATGCCAGATTATTCATACAGATGGTTAGACATTCAGATGGTTTGACATGTCAGATGGTAAAACATGCCAGATGGTACATACAGATGGTTAAACATGCCAGATGGTACATAAAGATGGTTAAATATGCCAGATGGTTAAACATGCCAGATGGTACACACCAATGATTAAACATGCCAGATGGTACATACAGATGGTTAAACATGCCGGATGGTAAAGAACAGGTGGTTAAACATGCCAGATGATACATACAGATGGTTAAAACATGCCAGATGATACATACAGATGGTTAAAACATGCCAGATGATACATACAGATGGTTCAACATGCCAGATGATACATACAGATGGTTAAAACATGCCGGATGGTATATACCGATGGTTAAACATGCCAGATGGTTAAACATGCCAGATGGTACACACCGATGGTTAAACATGCCAGATGGCACATACAGATGGTTCAACATGCCAGATGATACATACAGATGGTTCAACATGCCAGATGATACATGTCAGATGGTTAAACATGCCAAATAGTACATACAGATGATACATACAGATGGTTAAACATGCCGGATGGTATATACCGATGGTTAAACATGCCAGATGGTTAAACATGCCAGATGGTACATACTGATGGTTAAACATCTGTATACCTCTTCTCCATCACCAGGATGAGAGGtcgatgatgataatgatgaagaTGGAGGAGCGTATGAGGGAAATCGAACTGTCGCTGCATAACGTCAAGCTGCTTCTCAAAGAGAAGGTCTCTCAACTGAAAGATCAGGTACAGTTTAATCTATAGGCCAAATAGAGGATTTACTATTAACATTATAGTCATTTAGCAGGCTTTTATCCAAAACAACTTTTAAAGGCGCAGTTAAGGttaggtgccttgctcaagggcacgtcaacagatttttcaccttgtctgctctgaaccagcaacctttctgcTACTGGCCCACAACCTTTCTGCTTACTGGCCCTCAACCTTTCTGCTACTGGCCCataacctttctgttactggcccacaACCTTTCGGATACTGGCCCACAACCTTTCTGCTACTGGCCCATAACCTTTCTTTTACTGGCCCataacctttctgttactggcccataACCTTTCTGCTACTGGCCCACAACCTTTCTTTCTACTGGCACACAACCTTTCTGGTACTGGCCCTCAACCTTTCTTCTACTGGCCCTCAACCTTTCTGCTACTGGCCCTCAACCTTTCTACTACTGGCCcacaacctttctgttactggcccacaACCTTTCTGCTACTGGCCCACAACCTTTCTTCTACTGGCCCACAACCTTTCTTCTACTGGCCCACAACCTTTCTGCTACTGGCCCACAACCTTTCTGCTACTGGCCCACAACCTTTCTGCTACTGGCCCTCAACCTTTCTGCTACTGGCCCACAatctttctgttactggcccataACCTTTCTGCTACTGGCCcacaacctttctgttactagcCCACAACCTTTCTGCTACTGGCCcacaacctttctgttactggcccacaACCTTTCCTCTACTGGCCCACAACCTTTCTGCTACTGGCCCTCAACCTTTCTACTACTGGCCcacaacctttctgttactggcccacaACCTTTCTGCTACTGGCCCACAACCTTTCTTCTACTGGCCCACAACCTTTCTTCTACTGGCCCACAACCTTTCTGCTACTGGCCCACAACCTTTCTGCTACTGGCCCACAACCTTTCTGCTACTGGCCcacaacctttctgttactggcccacaacctttctgttactggcccacaacctttctgttactggcccacaacctttctgttactggcccacaACCTTTCTGCTACTGGCCCACAACCTTTGTGCTACTGGCCcacaacctttctgttactggcccacaacctttctgttactggcccacaACCTTTCTTCTACTGGCCCACAACCTTTCTTCTACTGGCCcacaacctttctgttactggcccacaacctttctgttactggcccacaatctttctgttactggcccataACCTTTCTGCTACTGGCCcacaacctttctgttactagcCCACAACCTTTCTGCTACTGGCCcacaacctttctgttactggcccacaACCTTTCCTCTACTGGCCCACAACCTTTCTGCTACTGGCCcacaacctttctgttactggcccacaACCTTTCTTCTACTGGCCCACAACCTTTCTGCTACTGGCCcacaacctttctgttactggcccataACCTTTCTGTTACTGCTGCCCCTGTTAAAGCCCTCAGTCAGTGGTCTCTACTATGTTATCTCAGGATCTGTTATCACTTTTTCTATATTGGTTTTTACTGAGTGAGGTTACCTAGCAATTATTGGGACTTGGATAATGTCACGCGAGTTGTTTATTGAGCCCTCTGACAAGTTGTTATAaaatacacgtatggaatcgatgCAGTGTAAATGTATGATGACACAGTATCAAGGTTAGACACTTAGTGACAGTTGGTGTTTGTAAAAAGGGCTTTTTAAAATAAATGCGGTTGGTTGATGTTCTCACTCTGTTCTGTCTCTAGCACCACAAGAACGGAAAAGCTGATTCGTTGATCAAGGACCTGTACGTGGAGAACGCCCAGCTGCTGAAGGCCTTGGAGATGACCGAGCGGAGACAGAAAGTAGCAGAGAAGAAGAACTATCTACTGGATGAGAAGATCTCCAGCCTCAACAAGATAGTCAGAGACCTGAGTCCCTCACCCCTACCCACAATGCCCTACCATTTCACCTGTTCCTCACACTCCACCTGAGCCCCTCACCCCTACCCACAATGCCCTACCATTTCACCTGTTCCTCACACTCCACCTGAGCCCCTCACCCCTACCCACAATGCCCTACCATTTCACCTGTTCCTCACACTCCACCTGAGCCCCTCACCCCTACCCACAATGCCCTACCATTTCACCTGTTCCTCACACTCCACCTGAGTCCCTCACCCCTACCCACAATGCCCTACCATTTCACCTGTTCCTCACACTCCACCTGAGCCCCTCACCCCTACACCCAGTCCCCTCACACCTACACCCAGTCCCCTCACCCCTACACCCAGTCCCCTCACCCCTATACCCAGTCCCCTCAACCCTACACCCAGTCCCCTCACCCCTACACCCAGTCCCCTCACCCCTACACCCAGTCCCCTCACCCCTACACCCAGTCCCCTCACCCCTATACCCAGTCCCCTCAACCCTACACCCAGTCCCCTCAACCCTATACCCAGTCCCCTCACCCCTATACCCAGTCCCCTCAACCCTACACCCAGTCCCCTCAACCCTACACCCAGTCCCCTCACACCTACACCCAGTCCCCTCACCCCTATACCCAGTCCCCTCAACCCTACACCCAGTCCCCTCAACCCTACACCCAGTCCCCTCACACCTACACCCAGTCCCCTCAACCCTACACCCAGTCCCCTCACCCCTACACCCAGTCCCCTCACCCCTACACCCAGTCCCCTCACCCCTACACCCAGTCCCCTCACCCCTACACCCAGTCCCCTCACCCCTACACCCAGTCCCCTCACCCCTACACCCAGTCCCCTCACCCCTACACCCAGTCCCCTCACCCCTACACCCAGTCCCCTCACCCCTACACCCAGTTCCCTACCACTTGACCCTTTCCTATAATAACACATTACATTTTGTAGAGCGCTGTTCATTTCCAGACGTAAATCCCAAAGCTCTTTACAGAGAAATCATTCAAAGAAAAAAAGCTTTAGTGAAAGGACTAAAAACATTAGGTTAAGATGCTTTACTTTATTAattcaaccatttaaaaaaacaaaaaaatacaacaaaaacaaGCACAACATGAAAAAGCCAACATGAGTTAAATCATggagaataacacacaataaagtgtgggacttatttccattgtggtcctttatttattttttacctttatttaactaggcaagtcatttaagaacaaattcttattttaaatgacggcctaggaacagtgggttaactgccttgttcaggcgcagaacgacagatttgtaccttgtcagctcggggttttgaacttgcaaccttccggttactagtccaacgctctaaccactaggctaccctgccatgtCCTCTTGAAACAAGTGTTTTTCTGCGTTTCTTTGGGACTGCAAGGAGTCTTTGAGCATTTCACCGGAGTGAACCTGAAGACTGTTTGAGGCTGAGGAGTTCACTGAGTTATTGGGGACCAGAGGCATTGAGGGTTTTTGAAGAGTAACAGGAGGGTTTTGAAGTTGGTTTTAAATTGGGTGGGTAGCCAGTGGAGGCTAGAATGGGGGTGATGGGGGCAGATCTCCAGGTTCCTGTGTGGCGCTGTTCTGCACAATCTGCATCCTGTGGATGCTTTTTGAGGGGGAGACCATCAAGGAGGGCATTGCAGTCATCGAGTCGGGAGGTGACGAGGGAGGTAACCAGCAGGTTTGGAGAGAACAGGTGATGTTTCTCAGGTGAAATAATACAGACCTTTTTGCAGACCTATTGTTTTTGTCTGAGAAAGTGAGGGATACAGAAAGTAGGATGGAGTGGCCGCCAAAGACTACACTCTAAGCCCTACCTGAGCCTACCTATGCCCTACCTGAGCCTACCTATGCCCTACCTGAGCCCACCTGTGCCCAACTGTGCCCTACCTCCAGTCCCCTAGCATTTCGCTACAATCGtaataacatctgcttaccatgtgtatgtgaccaataaaatttgatttattaCCTATCAACTGGTCCTAATGTAGCAGCCAGGTGTGtgctagacaggtgtgtgctagacaggtgtgtgctagacaggtgtgtgctagacaggtgtgtgctagACAGGTGTGTGCGAGACAGGTGTGTGCGAGACAGGTGTGTGCTAGACAGGTGTGTGCGAGACAGGTGTGTGCGAGACAGGTGTGTGCGAGACAGGTGTGTGCTAGACAGGTGTGTGCGAGACAGGTGTGTGCTAGACAGGTGTGTGCGAGACAGGTGTGTGCGAGACAGGTGTGTGCGAGACAGGTGTGTGCGCTAGACAGGTGTGTGCGCTAGACAGGTGTGTGCGCTAGACAGGTGTGTGCGCTAGACAGGTGTGTGCGCTAGACAGGTGTGTGCGCTAGACAGGTGTGTGCGCTAGACAGGTGTGTGCGCTAGACAGGTGTGTGCGCTAGACAGGTGTGTGCGCTAGACAGGTGTGTGCGCTAGACAGGTGTGTGCGCTAGACAGGTGTGCGCGGAACATGGATGGAACCATGTGTGTCTTTGGACAGAACTACAACATTACACTACCATTCCACCTACTGGCATCCCCAAGGCCCAATACTTGTACATTACAGCATTATCATCTACTCTGAGCGatatactacaaagcaggatcaatgagttcGCCGTCTAACTTTGATAAGCAACCAGAAATAACTGTTGATTTTTTTGGttgatttaaataaataaaaattaaaaagatAAACctagaaatgtatttttttgtttgttaaataAATGAGACCATGCCCATTTTCAAGCTCATCTTTATTACAAAATAAAACGTAATATCAGAATATTTAGGCAACTTAGCTATCTGACACTTTGATCCTGCTTTGAAGTGGACCTCTCTGGTCCTGTTCTCACCAGTCCACCACCAGTCCACCGCCAGTCCACCGCCAGTCCACCGCCAGTCCACCGCCAGTCCAACACCAGTCCACCGCCAGTCCAACGCCAGTCCAACGCCAGTCCAACGCCAGTCCACCGCCAGTCCACCGCCAGTCCACCGCCAGTCCACCGCCAGTCCACCGCCAGTCCAACGCCAGTCCACGCCAGTCCACCGCCAGTCCACCGCCAGTCCACCGCCAGTCCAACGCCAGTCCAACGCCAGTCCAACGCCAGTCCACCGCCAGTCCAACGCCAGTCCAACGCCAGTCCAACGCCAGTCCACCACCAGTCCAACACCAGTCCACCACCAGTCCACCACCAGTCCAACACCACTTGCTTTACCACCGTCAGTGAAGTATTACCCCAGCATCTTCTTAGTCTTTTAAAGTATGAAAACATTGCAGATGTTTTTATTTGAATTATGACATTTAGAAACGTTTCAAAGTGCTGTTGTTTTTTTTATAGTGGAAAACTCGTGCTTACATAGCAGCTTCCATGCATATCAAGTTAACTTTTAATTTAATCTCCAGTTTTGGAGCATTTGAATTAATTCTCATCGTACTAGCTACGGGACAGCTCTGAGGGTTATTCTGACGTTCACTTATTGTCAGTTAtttacacactgtactgtatgtcccACATGTCACATACCTACCTCTAGAATACAGTACCTTTTTTG
Above is a genomic segment from Oncorhynchus gorbuscha isolate QuinsamMale2020 ecotype Even-year linkage group LG10, OgorEven_v1.0, whole genome shotgun sequence containing:
- the LOC124046989 gene encoding extensin-like: MPYHFTSPHPYTQSPHTYTQSPHPYTQSPHPYTQSPQPYTQSPHPYTQSPHPYTQSPHPYTQSPHPYTQSPQPYTQSPQPYTQSPHPYTQSPQPYTQSPQPYTQSPHTYTQSPHPYTQSPQPYTQSPQPYTQSPHTYTQSPQPYTQSPHPYTQSPHPYTQSPHPYTQSPHPYTQSPHPYTQSPHPYTQSPHPYTQSPHPYTQSPHPYTQFPTT